Proteins encoded in a region of the Pelmatolapia mariae isolate MD_Pm_ZW linkage group LG6, Pm_UMD_F_2, whole genome shotgun sequence genome:
- the LOC134629709 gene encoding caspase-6-like — MTENQRENDATNGSSSDGAEEYQMGNKRRGLALIFNQEDFFWRLDLPERRGTNVDRDNLEKRLKDLNFEVKCHNNLKVEAVLNEIAKAAEEDHSDADCFLLAFLSHGDDNYVYCHEGIISIQEITSMFKGDKCRDLVGKPKIFIIQACRGKEFDVAVTVTEASTMESEEKVFMDASTIQTLPAGADFIMCYSVAQGYYSFREVENGSWYIQDLCQLLQKYGDSLEFTELLTRVNRKVSLRNIPSSCPPKFIGKKQMPCFASMLTKKLYFRPKK, encoded by the exons ATGACAG AGAACCAAAGAGAGAATGATGCCACCAATGGAAG CTCCTCGGATGGTGCAGAGGAGTACCAGATGGGCAACAAACGACGAGGTCTTGCACTCATTTTTAACCAGGAAGACTTCTTCTGGCGCCTGGACCTGCCAGAGAGGCGTGGAACCAATGTTGATCGTGACAACTTGGAGAAAAG ACTGAAGGATCTAAACTTTGAAGTGAAGTGTCACAATAACCTCAAGGTGGAGGCAGTCCTAAATGAAATTGCCAAAG CTGCGGAGGAAGATCACTCAGATGCTGATTGCTTTTTGCTCGCCTTTCTGAGTCATGGAGATGATAACTACGTTTATTGCCACGAAGGTATAATCAGTATCCAGGAGATCACGTCCATGTTCAAAGGGGACAAGTGCCGGGACCTTGTTGGAAAGCCAAAGATCTTCATAATACag GCATGTCGTGGAAAAGAGTTTGATGTGGCAGTTACAGTGACCGAAGCTTCTACGATGGAGTCTGAAGAAAAGGTGTTCATGGATGCCAGCACCATACAGACCCTCCCTGCTGGGGCTGATTTCATCATGTGCTATTCTGTGGCTCAGG GCTACTACTCCTTCCGGGAGGTGGAAAACGGTTCGTGGTATATCCAGGATCTCTGTCAGCTGCTTCAAAAGTATGGTGATAGCCTTGAATTCACAGAGTTACTCACGCGGGTCAACAGAAAAGTGTCACTGAGGAATATTCCATCATCATGTCCCCCAAAATTTATCGGGAAGAAGCAAATGCCTTGTTTTGCTTCAATGCTCACCAAGAAACTTTACTTCCGACCAAAAAAGTAA
- the LOC134629710 gene encoding caspase-6-like has translation MSNRAEDECGANHYVTTTGVMFSITFPGSVATDSRLQTVETENKAVCKEKQTENTSFIRSSLDPAEEYKMCNKRRGLALIFNQEKFFWRLGLNDRVGTSVDRYNLKKSLKDLNFEVRCYDNYRQEDVIDEIAKAAEEDHSDADCFLLAFLSHGEDNHVYCYDGKLSIQDMMSMFKGDKCRDLVGKPKIFIIQACRGKLFDEGVTVTPADAVDGKVEVFADASAIHTLPAGADFIICSAVAEGYYSFRETKKGSWYIQALCEMLRKYGNSLEFTELLTLVNRKVSMKNVPKSCDSELVGKKQMPCFASMLTKKLYFRPKK, from the exons ATGTCTAACAGGGCAGAAGACGAATGTGGAG CCAATCACTATGTTACTACAACAGGTGTCATGTTCTCTATTACCTTCCCAGGAAGTGTTGCTACAGACAGCAGGCTACAGACAGTAGAAACTGAGAATAAGGCAG tatgcaaagagaaacaaacagagaacaCCTCCTTCATCAGAAG CTCCTTGGATCCTGCAGAGGAGTACAAGATGTGTAACAAACGACGAGGTCTTGCTCTCATTTTTAATCAGGAGAAGTTCTTCTGGCGCCTGGGCTTGAATGACAGAGTTGGAACCAGTGTTGATCGTTACAACTTGAAGAAAAG CCTGAAGGATCTAAACTTTGAAGTGAGGTGTTATGATAACTACAGGCAGGAGGATGTCATAGATGAAATAGCTAAAG CTGCGGAGGAAGATCACTCAGATGCTGATTGCTTTTTGCTCGCCTTCCTGAGTCACGGAGAGGATAACCATGTTTATTGCTACGATGGAAAACTTAGTATCCAGGACATGATGTCCATGTTCAAAGGAGACAAGTGCCGGGACCTTGTCGGAAAGCCAAAGATCTTCATAATACAG GCATGTCGTGGAAAACTGTTTGATGAAGGAGTTACAGTGACCCCTGCTGATGCGGTGGATGGCAAAGTTGAGGTGTTTGCAGATGCCAGTGCCATACACACCCTCCCCGCTGGGGCTGATTTTATAATATGCTCTGCTGTGGCTGAAG GATACTACTCCTTCCGGGAGACTAAGAAAGGCTCCTGGTACATCCAGGCTCTGTGTGAGATGCTCCGAAAATATGGCAACTCCCTTGAATTCACAGAATTACTCACGCTAGTCAACAGAAAAGTGTCGATGAAGAACGTTCCAAAATCCTGTGACTCAGAGCTTGTTGGGAAAAAGCAAATGCCTTGTTTTGCTTCAATGCTCACTAAGAAACTTTACTTCCGACCAAAAAAGTAA